The Panicum hallii strain FIL2 chromosome 9, PHallii_v3.1, whole genome shotgun sequence genome has a window encoding:
- the LOC112873194 gene encoding uncharacterized protein LOC112873194: MAGREEAAGTGGGDELTLLGVWPSPFVIRARAALILKGLSYRYVEDDLTSKSDLLLASNPVHRKVPVLLHGSRPVCESRLILEYLDEAFPACGPRLLAGDPYDRATARFWASYVDDKLFSTWIPVYNGRTREDRAEAARRVVGVLEEFETAFQECSGGGAFFGGDGVGLVDVVLGGFLGWLRASEAMCGVRVVDPATTPLLAAWAGRFGALDGVREVIPGVERLLEYNRMRRALRGLPRVCYLNAQTVRLASPAQRQSKIGLVTSQESVEGNLAMAGKEDLKLLGLVVSPFVVRVRMALGMKGVSYEYVEEDLLSKSELLLASNPVHKKVPVLIHNGKPVCESLVIVQYVDELFAGPSILPTDPYERATARFWAAFVDDKLVPAWIGILKAKTEDERAEKATETLAAIGQVEAGLAELSDGKAFFGGDSIGYLDVVLGSCLFWFEALRRMHGVGIIDSGRTPLLAAWAERFGESAEAKGVVPGADEAVQYAHKLAAATAAAK, translated from the exons ATGGCGGGACGAGAAGAAGCCGCCGGAACCGGAGGCGGCGACGAGCTGACGCTCCTGGGCGTGTGGCCGAGCCCGTTCGTGATCAGGGCGCGCGCTGCGCTCATCCTCAAGGGCCTCTCCTACCGCTACGTCGAGGACGACCTCACCAGCAAGAGcgacctcctcctcgcctccAACCCCGTGCACCGGAAGGTCCCCGTGCTCCTCCACGGCAGCAGGCCCGTCTGCGAGTCCCGCCTCATCCTGGAGTACCTCGACGAGGCGTTCCCTGCCTGCGGCccgcgcctcctcgccggcgaccCCTACGACCGCGCCACCGCTCGATTCTGGGCCTCCTACGTCGACGACAAG TTGTTCAGCACGTGGATACCCGTGTACAACGGCCGGACGAGGGAGGACCGGGCCGAGGCGGCGAGGCGGGTCGTGGGCGtcctggaggagttcgagaCGGCGTTCCAGGAGTGCTCCGGGGGCGGGGCGTTCTTCGGCGGGGACGGCGTCGGGCTCGTCGACGTCGTGCTGGGCGGCTTCCTCGGGTGGCTGCGCGCGTCCGAGGCCATGTGCGGCGTCAGGGTCGTCGACCCCGCAACGACGCCGCTCCTGGCGGCGTGGGCGGGCAGGTTCGGCGCGCTCGACGGCGTCAGGGAGGTGATACCGGGCGTGGAGAGGCTGCTGGAGTATAACAGGATGAGGCGCGCCCTCCGTGGGCTACC TAGGGTCTGCTATTTAAATGCCCAAACTGTGAGGCTAGCTAGTCCTGCACAGAGACAGAGCAAGATAGGCCTAGTCACAAGCCAAGAGTCAGTAGAGGGAAACCTTGCAATGGCGGGGAAGGAGGATCTGAAGCTGCTCGGCCTGGTGGTGAGCCCGTTCGTGGTCCGCGTGCGCATGGCGTTGGGCATGAAGGGCGTGAGCTACGAGTACGTCGAGGAGGACCTGCTCAGCAAGAGCGAGCTGCTCCTCGCGTCCAACCCGGTGCACAAGAAGGTGCCCGTGCTCATCCACAACGGCAAGCCCGTCTGCGAGTCGCTCGTCATCGTGCAGTACGTCGACGAGCTGTTCGCCGGCCCGTCCATCCTCCCGACCGACCCCTACGAGCGCGCCACCGCCCGCTTCTGGGCCGCCTTCGTCGACGACAAG CTAGTTCCGGCGTGGATCGGCATCCTGAAGGCCAAGACGGAGGACGAGCGGGCGGAGAAGGCGACGGAGACGCTCGCCGCGATCGGTCAGGTGGAGGCGGGCCTCGCCGAGCTCTCCGACGGCAAGGCCTTCTTCGGCGGCGACTCCATCGGGTACCTCGACGTCGTGCTCGGCTCCTGCCTGTTCTGGTTTGAGGCGCTGCGCAGGATGCACGGAGTCGGGATCATCGACTCCGGCAGGACTCCGCTCCTGGCCGCGTGGGCGGAGCGGTTCGGGGAGAGCGCGGAGGCGAAGggagtggtgccgggggcggacgaggCCGTGCAGTACGCCCAtaagctcgccgccgccaccgccgccgcgaagTGA
- the LOC112876931 gene encoding NAC domain-containing protein 105-like, with product MVIMESCVPPGFRFHPTDEELVGYYLRKKVVSQKIDLDVIRDVDLYHIEPWDLQEHCKIGYEEQSDWYFFSYKDRKYPTGTRTNRATLTGFWKATGRDKAVRDSKHGGGLIGMRKTLVFYTGRAPNGRKTDWIMHEYRLETDENAAPKEEGWVVCRAFKKRTMHPPRSVAGAWDPSYPYYPDPVLAGAARFKQESPELDGGGAASAASALLQYSSRLAELPQLESPPLPNQGSHRASADGEGDPAATTDWRALDRFVASQLIPPDEDHGHAAGQGCLPQQQEYCGKPLGAAHAGDSSDQDATDMVALLLLDGAARHEEAGLLGSVADPACLHRNAARFGGHQEP from the exons ATGGTGATCATGGAGTCATGCGTGCCTCCAGGGTTTAGGTTCCACCCCACCGACGAGGAGCTCGTCGGCTACTACCTCCGGAAGAAAGTGGTCTCGCAGAAGATCGACCTCGACGTCATCCGCGACGTCGACCTGTACCACATCGAGCCATGGGATCTCCAAG AGCACTGCAAGATCGGGTACGAGGAGCAGAGCGACTGGTACTTCTTCAGCTACAAGGACCGCAAGTACCCGACGGGGACGCGGACGAACCGGGCGACGCTGACGGGGTTCTGGAAGGCGACGGGGCGGGACAAGGCGGTGCGCGACAGCAAGCACGGCGGCGGGCTCATCGGCATGCGGAAGACGCTCGTGTTCTACACCGGGAGGGCGCCCAACGGCCGGAAGACCGACTGGATCATGCACGAGTACCGGCTCGAGACCGACGAGAACGCCGCGCCTAAG GAAGAAGGGTGGGTGGTGTGCCGAGCGTTCAAGAAGCGGACCATGCACCCGCCACGGAGCGTTGCTGGAGCATGGGACCCGAGCTACCCCTACTACCCCGACCCCGTCCTCGCCGGCGCGGCGCGCTTCAAGCAAGAGTCCCCCGagctggacggcggcggcgccgcctccGCAGCGAGTGCCCTCCTGCAGTACTCCAGCCGCCTCGCGGAGCTCCCGCAGCTGGAGAGCCCGCCGCTGCCGAACCAGGGCAGCCACCGGGCCTCGGCCGACGGCGAGGGGGATCCCGCGGCGACCACGGACTGGAGGGCGCTCGACAGGTTCGTCGCGTCCCAGCTCATCCCTCCTGACGAGGATCACGGCCACGCCGCCGGGCAGGGCTGCTTGCCGCAGCAGCAGGAGTATTGCGGCAAGCCGCTGGGGGCGGCGCACGCCGGGGACAGTAGTGATCAGGACGCGACGGACATGGTGGCGCTGCTGCTCCTCGACGGCGCCGCCCGGCACGAGGAAGCGGGGCTGCTGGGCTCCGTGGCCGACCCTGCGTGCCTGCACAGGAACGCGGCGAGATTTGGCGGCCATCAGGAACCATAG
- the LOC112875874 gene encoding probable glutathione S-transferase GSTU6, translating into MAAKGGGGDLKLLGVWDSPYVNRVQIVLNLKGLSYEYVEEDLLHKSALLLESNPVHKKVPVLIHGGRPIAESQVIVQYLVEVFAGAGGPSVLPTDPYERATARFWAAFVDDKVGSPWHTILFAREAEEKAGAAARIVTALETLEGAFRDCSRGRGYFGGDGIGFVDVVLGSYLGWFKVFEKMVGVRVLDAARTPLLAAWGERLAAAGPAKDVLPDDVDKVIEFLQAFLD; encoded by the exons ATGGCCGCCAAGGGAGGAGGTGGTGACCTGAAGCTGCTGGGCGTGTGGGACAGCCCCTACGTGAACAGGGTGCAGATCGTGCTCAACCTCAAGGGCCTCAGCTACGAGTACGTCGAGGAGGACCTCCTCCACAAGAGCGCGCTCCTCCTCGAGTCCAACCCCGTGCACAAGAAAGTCCCCGTGCTCATCCACGGCGGCAGGCCTATCGCCGAGTCGCAGGTCATCGTCCAGTACCTCGTCGAGGtcttcgccggcgccggcggcccgtCCGTCCTCCCCACCGACCCGTACGAGCGCGCCACCGCCCGCTTCTGGGCCGCCTTTGTCGACGATAAG GTGGGTTCGCCGTGGCACACGATCCTGTTCGCGCGGGAGGCCGAGGAgaaggccggcgcggcggcgcggatcGTCACGGCGCTGGAGACGCTGGAGGGCGCATTCAGGGACTGCTCCCGTGGGAGGGGCTActtcggcggcgacggcatcgGGTTCGTGGACGTGGTGCTGGGCAGCTACCTCGGGTGGTTCAAGGTGTTCGAGAAGATGGTCGGCGTCAGGGTCCTGGACGCGGCGAGGACGCCGCTCCTGGCCGCGTGGGGCGAGcggttggcggcggcgggccctgCGAAGGACGTCCTGCCGGATGACGTTGACAAGGTGATCGAGTTCCTGCAGGCGTTCCTGGATTAG
- the LOC112876906 gene encoding transcription factor RF2b-like gives MNTANGNGLAHHHHVQASMPPPHQKQRPGLPPTPPPSAPGSHSLHHAGACADDGSAAQAQAQGGLPPRRAHRRSRSDVAFGYFQPLPPPSPTPKAEAGGWGSLPGGAAGDDLFNAYMSMEGMDGLNNSDGDSRGSSGMRTNGAESSENESEDYGGGDSQFLLWGDAGRKKRNAAGEPAPPPPARHARSLSMDSLMGKLSFSANGEPGRFSLEFGGGEFTPAEMKRIMADEKLAEMALADPKRVKRVLANRQSAARSKERRMRYIAELEQKVQILQTEATTLSAQLTLLQRDSAGLATQNNELKFRLQAMEQQAQLRDALNEALSTEVQRLKLGDTSSSGNMPHQQMQLRCQSQMVELPKQQGEQIPFYQLEQREQNGAPRNHDPK, from the exons ATGAACACCGCGAACGGGAACGGGTTGGCGCACCACCACCACGTCCAGGCGTCCATGCCTCCGCCGCACCAGAAGCAGCGGCCGGGGctgccgccgacgccgcccccCTCCGCGCCCGGCTCCCACTCCCTGCACCACGCCGGCGCGTGCGCGGACGACGGCTccgcggcgcaggcgcaggcgcagggCGGCCTGCCGCCGCGCAGGGCGCACCGCCGGTCCCGCAGCGACGTCGCGTTCGGCTACTTccagccgctgccgccgccgtcgccgacgcccaaggcggaggccggcggctgGGGCAGCctccccggcggcgccgcgggcgaCGACCTGTTCAATGCGTACATGAGCATGGAGGGCATGGACGGGCTCAACAACTCCGACGGGGACAGCCGTGGGAGCAGCGGCATGCGCACCAACGGCGCCGAAAGCAGCGAGAACGAGTCCGAGgactacggcggcggcgacagccAGTTCCTCCTCTGGGGCGACGCCGGCAGGAAGAAGAGGAATGCCGCCGGCgagcctgcgccgccgccgccggcacggCACGCGAGGAGCCTGTCCATGGACAGCCTCATGGGGAAGCTCAGCTTCTCCGCCAATGGGGAGCCCGGCAGGTTCAGCCTCGAGTTCGGCGGCGGCGAGTTCACCCCCGCCGAGATGAAGCGGATTATGGCCGACGAGAAGCTCGCCGAGATGGCGCTCGCCGACCCCAAGCGCGTCAAGAG GGTGCTCGCCAACAGGCAGTCGGCGGCGCGGTCCAAGGAGCGGCGGATGCGGTACATCGCGGAGCTGGAGCAGAAGGTGCAGATCCTGCAGACGGAGGCCACGACCCTGTCCGCGCAGCTCACTCTACTGCAG CGGGACTCGGCGGGGCTCGCCACCCAGAACAACGAGCTCAAGTTCCGGCTGCAGGCCATGGAGCAGCAGGCGCAGCTGCGCGACG CGCTGAACGAGGCGCTGTCGACTGAAGTCCAGCGCCTGAAGCTCGGGGACACGAGCTCGTCCGGCAACATGCCCCATCAGCAGATGCAGCTCCGTTGCCAGAGCCAGATGGTGGAGCTGCCCAAGCAGCAGGGCGAGCAGATCCCGTTCTACCAGCTGGAGCAGCGCGAGCAGAACGGCGCGCCGAGGAACCATGACCCGAAGTGA